The genomic stretch ATTGTAGTAGTTCTGTAACTCATACAGTAGTTATCGACCAGGTATAGAGCCAATGGGTAGGAGAGTGAGGGCACGTGCCCTCAAGGGCAAAATAAACTTTACCCAGGTATAGATTGTTGAAAGAATTCAAAGTTTCAAACTACCATGCAACAAACTTTTGCTTCCACTCATCAGTGATGGTTCTGCCAACCGCGTTGGTACAGAACAGCAACGCTCCATAATTCACAGAAGACACATTTATTAGATTATGACAAATCTGTAAGCAAAATTGCCTCATACTGTGTCTTTTTCAGCAAAAATATCCCTCTAGGCGTCCACGgcattaaaaaaaatcatctaaATATCCTGTTCAGAGGAGGATTAATAGAACCCATCTAAACATCCAGCAATATTATATATAATTATATTCCATCAATTGCTCACATCTATACTTGGCTGCTTAGGGAAAGAAGGTACCCAAAATTAATGACATGGAATTATGCATAAGATATCTTGGCATGTGGTGAGTTCATATCATTTATCCCACTTGTGAATGATCCTCCCAACTTTATAAATGGGAAGACTTCGGCGCTTCATGCTCACAAGTCGTTCTGTCCTCTATGAGTTCTTTCCTAAAGCTCGGTCTTATTTCTTGAAATTCCGATCGAGTCAGCAGCACTACACcagcaaaaaaaaatttgccCAACTCTTCCAATTGCATCTCCCCATTGTACGGTGCTCTGTTCGGTCGTGCTAGAGGATCTTAAATTATTTGTTTCAACTCTTTCATCGTGGCTTTAAAATAGAATTGTCCTTTCGTTGACCTGAAAGTCGTTGCCCAACATATTCGGCTACAGCTCCGCGGCAGGGTCCGAGACTTGCAGAGTCCATAATGGAATGAGGAGATGCtccacagctgaagaaggcatatctctGGTAATTTCCTAGTTCATTTTAATCTGTTTCCCTCTGCTGATTCTTCAGAAATGTGCTTGCTGTGCTGCATCTTGAATCTATGGTTTGTGTCTCAAGCCCTGTAGATATGGTGCCGATTCACGAATTGTTTAGAATGTCCGATGAGAACAAAAGACACTATTGATGTGGATAGAGAGGCAGTGTCCTGAGGATATGGAtatatccctagagaatgttGATTTATGTGTCAGCGGCAGTGTCCTGACGATATGAATATATCCCTATAGAATGTGGATTTATAGGTCAAGTCAGTAGGATGAAGCATCAAGGGGTAAGGGGTATTTCGAAATCTTGTGGGAATATGTGATTGATTTATCCATCTGTGTTTCTGAAAGAACTCTGAAGATTACCTTGGGTTTAGAGGCTTTTGCTGCTCTGGTTGCGCCTGAACCTCTCTATCGTCTACCTTTCTTGTACAGGAGGATCAGAACAAGGAGAACCAAAAATGACGTCACAGAAGGACCTCTTTGAAGTTTCAGGGCCAACGTATTTGACATACGTGAACTGGTGAGTTGCTTACCTTTTTTTGTTGAACCTCGAAAATCATTCGAACCTTTCAAGTTGAAAGTCAGAACAACTGTAGTGAGCAGCAATGCAGCATCAGCTTAATAAATTTCTACTTCTGCTTGAAAGATTGTGGCCTATACGACTATGAATCGAGTATTTACTTTCTCCTAGTTCTTGAATCCTGAATGATCAAGCCGATCGCAGTGAAACTGGAACCTGCAAAATTTAGATGTATCTCCTACGCTTTGATATGCTACTGAGTTTTGTCATTACGAATGTGTCATGTTTTCTTTCTGAGAGTAAGGTGTATCATATGAATTGCTTACCTGTATTTGTCGGCGTTGCTCCGGCCAGGAACTGCCCTCACCACCGGCGATCCGTCATGGCAAGTCTTGTGCAGGGCGTGTACGTCCTAGAGCGCGACCGGCAGTGCAACCGGCAGGGTCCCGACGCCCGCGCGCCGGCGTGGTGGAGCTTCTTCCACTTCGAGCTGCGGCAGGTGCTCATCGACGCCGCCGACGGCTCCATCTTCGGCGCCGTCTACGCGTTCCAGCCGCCGCTCCACCTCCTGGACCCGACGGCCGCCGCCAGCGCCCCGCACTACGTCGTCGCCTTCCGCGGGACCATCGCCAAGAAGGGCTCGGCAAAGCGGGACCTGGAGCTGGACCTGCAGCTGGTCCGCAACGGGCTGGAAGGCAAGTCCCGGTTCCGCGCCGCCATGCAGGCGATCCACGACACTCTGGCGACGGCGGCCGGGCAGCACGACCGCGTCTGGCTGGCGGGCCACTCGCTGGGCTCGGCCATCGCGACGCTAGGCGCCAAGACCctggtcagggcgggcgcccccgCCCTGCCCACGTTCCTCTTCAACGCGCCGTTCGTGTCGGCGCCGGTGGAGCGGATCGGGGACCGGCGGCTGAGGCAGGGCATCCGCATCGCCAACAGCTTCGTCACGGCAGGCGTGGCGGCCGTCCTGaagcgaggcggcggcggcggtgctgtGCACGACGCGGCGTTCGCGGCGATGGCGGCCTGGGTGCCGAACCTGTTCGTGAACCCTGCGGACCCGATCAGCGCCGAGTACGTGGGGTACTTCGACCACCGCAGGAAGATGGAGGCCATCGGGGCCGGCGGCGTGGGGAGGCTGGCGACGAGGAACTCGGTGAAGGACCTGCTGCTGGGCATTGGGAAGGGTGGAAGCGGCTGCGAGCCGCTGCACCTGTTCCCGTCTGCCGTGCTGACGGTGAACCGCGGGCCGTCGCCGGACTTCAAGACCGCGCACGGGATCCACCAGTGGTGGCGGCCCGACCTGTCACTATCACTGGAGTGTACCGCGCATTACTACACTTGAAACCTTGTGATCATGATGCGTGGTGCTGGAGATCCAAGACCAAGAGAGTGTATTGAGTTGTGATGACGATTTTGATATatcctttttaaatattttttcaaATTTTCCGTGCGAGGAAGCACGGTAATGGCAACTTTCGACTACAAGTGTTGAGTGCGTAGGTAAGACAGTTCTCGTTCGTCGCTTGCGCAACAGCCGAATTGTCGTTCTTTTTGTCTGCGTTCTCGTCGATCAATCTGAAGTCCCACGAGGCCACAACCAGCTTGTACGCGACGAGGCCCTGCCGCCATGGTCCCTGTCAGGCATCGGCGAACTGACGCACAGATCTTGGACGCCCGTACGCCCACGAGCCTCCGGATCCAAAGAGAGAAACACGCACCTCGTTTGGGTCCGAATAGGTACAAACCGCGTGTCCGAGCCAGCTTCCAAAATCCCAACACCAACAGGGCCGTCTCGTGATCGGCAGTCCGGCTCGTAAACGAAATCTCCCGCCAAGAGCGGCCGAGTCCGAAGGCGGGCAGCTTCCAGGGCCATAAAACGCGAGCCCTCGGCGCGGTGAGAGGCACATCAGAAACACACGACAAATCCAGCACACGCTGCACGAGATTGCGAGACCGCACCCTGCCCGCCGTCGGAGAGCGAACATCGCGAGGAAGCTAGTAGCTAATCGGGTGACGACGCACTGCACAGCATGCGGCGACGACAGGTCAATCTGGCGACGTggctcctcgccgccgccgtcgtcgtcctaGCCCTTTTCGCCACgccgggcgccgccgccgcgcaggTCAAGACGACCGACACGCGCTGGAGCTTCCACCTCCCTTTACCCGGCGGCGTCAGCGGCGCCGAGAGCCTCGCCTTCGACGGCAAGGGCGAGGGGCCCTACGCCGGCGTCTCGGACGGCCGCGTCCTCAAGTGGGGCGGCAGCGCCGTCGGCTGGACCACGTTCGCGCACAGCGCCAACTACAGGAAGATACCCCTGTGCACGGCCGGAGTGGTGCCGTCGGCCGAGACCGAGAGCATGTGCGGCCGGCCCCTGGGCCTCCAGTTCCACTTCAAGACCGGCGACGTCTACATCGCCGACGCCTACTTGGGGCTCATGAAGGTCGGCCCGGGCGGCGGCGAGGCCGAGGTGCTGGCGACCGGCGCGGGCGGCGTCCCGTTCAACTTCGTCAACGGCCTCGACGTCCACCAGGCCACCGGCGACGTCTACTTCACCGACTCGAGCAGCACGTACCCGAGGAGGTTCAACACGGAGATCATGATGAACGCGGACGCGACGGGGCGGCTGCTCAAGTACGACGCCAAGACGAAGAGCGTCACCGTGCTCAAGGCCGGCCTGCCGTACCCGAACGGCGTGgccgtcagccgcgacggcgcgCAGGTCGTGGTCGCGCACACCGTGCCGTGCCAGGCGTTCAGGTACTTCCTCCGTGGCGCCAGGGCGGGACAGTACGAGCTGCTGGCGGACCTGCCGGGGTACCCGGACAACGTGAGGCGGGACGGCAAGGGTGGGTACTGGGTGGCGCTCAACCAGGAAAAGCAGCGGCTGGACGTGACGCCGGCGACGGCTCCCGCGAAGCACCTGGTCGGCGTCCGCCTGGACAACCAAGGGGTGGAGGTCGAGGAGCTTACGGCGGCCAAGGGTGTCACACTGAGCGACGTGGCGGAGAGGAGGGGGAAGCTGTGGCTGGGCTCCGTGGAACTCGAGTACGTCGGCCTCGTTGCTTGAGCGGCAGTGTGCCAAGCTGCCAACGTTAGCTATGGTCATGTTAGCTGGATTAGGAATTAGGAATTGGATTAGCAGGTACTAGCTGTAAGTttcgtaaaaaaaaaaactgttagTTTCATGTCGTCCCGTGACAAAATAGTATTGCCAACACTGGATTTAAACAGATCCTTATGTATTCTTTTAGTTgtgtttatttatattttaatatagaccGTTTAACGTGTATTATTCTTTTAATATAGGCCTCAGTTCTCCTGTCATTGGTTTTGCCAGTGCGATCTCTGACGGCTTTCCGACAACAGCTGGCCATCAGTTTTCACTGCAAGATCAGCTTAGAAAGCAGCAACATAAGCCAAGTCTACTGCAGTTCGTCTCCTCCCTTCTTCTCTCCACTTGTTTCGCTCTCCCCACCATAGCCATAGCAGCATGACTACTGTGAGTTGTTCTTTCCCTTTCATCTTCAAAATCATCTCCATCATTTGTCGTGCCGACTGGGCTTCAGCTAATCTGCATCGCACTTATTCTAAATTCAGTTCACGCCAGACCTTCACTTCTTTGTATTTGAACAACAGGTGGCCACAATCTTCATCTAGCCTGCCGCACATGCAGCAACGTGTGTCCAGCTTTCCCCTCCTCTGAAGTCTGAAGAACTTTCCTCAGAGCTAAAGTATTGTGGCTTAGTCTCCGAAGAAAATGCTTCACCTTCGGCTGACAATCAAGATTCCACAAATCATtccaaaatcgagtttcagcaCTGCTATCTCCCGAACCCGTGCCCTGTTGTCTTTTTTGTTTACTGACTACAGTTGCACGGTGAACTCTGTATGCCGACTTCACAGAGAAACATCCCTTCGGATCAAAATGCCAGCCTACTACATCATTCATCTCTGCATGGACTGAATATTGTTCTGATTACCTGAACATCTTCCTCCCAAAAAGTTTGGATCAGTAACTCGACATCCCAGTCCTCAGTGGACAGTACGGATCAAATTCCTTCCTCTCGGCGTGATTGGCTTTCTAGTGACGCCCCTTGGCACCCACGGATCATCCCATACTTTTATGCTGCGACCGTTACCCACACACCAGACAATTCCTTCTTTCAAAGTTTCTATTCCCAAGCTTATGCTTCTCCAAGTATAAGAGCAGCCCGGTTTCGCCTGTGCCTCCAGGACACTTGCGTTCGGGAAGTACTTAGATTTCAGAAGACGACCACAGAGTGATGTTGGATTCTGTAGAAGTCTCCAGGGTTGTTTAGCGAGCATCGCCATATTAAAGGCATGGAGGTCCCTAAAACCGAAACCACcgtttcctaaaaaaaaaacaaacaaaccacCTTCAGCTTTCGTGCTAACCAACTTCTCCCAGCTCACCCAATGCATACTCCCTTCTTTATCTTGAATATAACACCAGAATCGAGCTATCATAGAACTGATCTGAGTGCACATTTCCTTTGTGATGTCAAAACGTCCCATTGCAAAAACTGGAATAGCCTGAGCCACAGCTTCAATAACCTCTCCTTCCATCCTTGAATTCTCTGCCAGATCCGTTCTTTCAAATAGGCAAACACATTACTCCTTGATTTCCCAACGAAAACCGGCAAACCACAATTTTATATAACATGTATAATCACAACATCAGCTAATACCTAAAACTTCTCCATGCGGCACATTAGTAATCCCTTTTGAATCAGTCCTCGTTTCTGATCACTAAACTGAACATCCGTTTGGCGTGAAACCGATCCTTCCCCTCTCGACATCGAACACAAGACCGAATCCTTGTTGCTGGACGTTGCCGAGCACGTTGAGGCCATCATCCGCCGCCTGGAGCCCGAGGCAGAAATACGTCCGGCGATCCCCGCCCTGCACGGGGATGAGGTAGTTCGCCTGAGGCAGCGCCATGTCCGCACCACCGGCGAAGTGCAGCACGATGCTGGGCACGCGAACAGCAGCCGCGGGCGCACCGTTCCCGCGGAGGTCGTAGCACGCGTCGAACACCGAGAATTTGGTGGCCAGCTTCCGCATCGTCCCGGCCGCTGCCGCGTGCGAGTCGAAGGCGTCGCGCACCGCCGCGTACGCGTCCCGTGCGAACCGTGAAATGGCCGTGCCGGAGTCTACCACGATGCCCCCTCGCCCGGTCGCCGGGTTCAGCGCGAGGCTGGCGTTGGAGAATCCGGTCACGCGCTCGCCGCCGACGCTGAAGCCGACCATGTCCACGTAGTAGAGGCTGGGCCGCCGCGGGTTCGTCCGCAGCGGGGTGAACGCCGTGGACGGTGGCTCCGGCGTGCGGCCGAACACAAGGTACGAGGAGCCGTTCTGCGCGCGGGACAAGCGGTCGCCGAGGCAGTACGAGAAGACGTGCCCGTACGCCGGCGCCAGCTGCGTCGGGAAGGAGAGCTGGCCCCGGCCGACGCCGAGCAGCCCGGCCGCGGACTCCAGCAGCCCCACGTTGTCGTGGCCGCATCCGAGCGTGACGTTGTGGACGTGCGTGTCGTCGGGGAAGACGAGCCTGTCGGTGGCAAGGTCGCCGCTGGACGCGGAGCCGTCGCCGTACACAACCATGTACACGCAGCCCCCGGTGCGGGCGTCGCAGCCGGGGTAGCGGAGGACGTCGCGGCACCGCGGCGAGGCGCAGGGGATCCGCCTGTGCGTGCTGGAGCTCCGCGGGTCGTAAAGCGGGGTCACCTGGCGGTAGCAGTGGCGGCACGGCACGCACTGGAGCCAGATGAGGTCGCTGCCAGTGTCGATGACGACGAGCGCGCGCGTGGGCGGGTCGCCGACGTTGATGACCGCGAAGTACTCGCCGCTGTCGAAGGGGACACCCGACATGACGGGGGAGCGGAgccggtcgtcgtcgtcggcggcgatcgAGTGGAAGGAGGCCACCTGCGCGGTGAAAGGAGCGGCATGGCGGCAGCGGCGAAGGCTGCCCGGTGGTGCGCCGCGCCGGGATGGGAAGACTGCGCCTCGGTGGACGACGGGGATGTGCAGCGTTTTTGGTCGGTGGGTGGCGTCAGCGGTGAAGGtgacgaggacgacgaggaggaatCGTAGCGGAAGAGCGTCGGGCGACGCCATGAGGGCACGATGGCGCGAAGTGGTAGACCGGTGAAGAGGCAGGCCGGACGTGCAAAAGATGGCCGATGGAAATTCTTCTTGTGCAGCATGCGTTTAAAATGTTTTCCAATTATATACTACGCCTGGTGTAAGTTTTCAGTTATGATATGAATGCTACTGGCTTTGTTTTAATTTGAAACACCCCTTGTGTTTATTAAACTTCAGTTTCCTTTAAAACCGTACCCTCCGCTATCATCAAAACAAGATAGTGCTCTGCTCTGGTATCTCAGCAACTGCAGACGACAGAATTTAGTCCGAAGATGGTGCTTCTCTGTTCTGGCATCTCAGCAATTGCAGTCCGGTCAGCAAAGCAAGCGTCGGTGGTGTTTAGTATCTCTCAACGCGGAGGCATTTCCGAGCTCACGATTTGTTCACCAAAGTTGCAAGTGCCAGTAGAGTACTCTAGTAGGACACAAATACACGACCGCATCGGGGGGCGCGGGGACCTGGCGCATGCAATGCAATCCCGCTTGGACGACTGACGGAACACGGGCGCAAGGCATGCCAGAGAACGCCCGGGAAATATTCCAGAAAGGGCAGGATATACAGTAAATTATTAGCTCATCATTTCTCGTCCACCGAGATTAATATAGTTCCACAGCATCAAGATTCAATAGTACTATAGTTCCGAATACCAAAATGTTGCATCACCTACACCGATTCCATAATATTCGTCGGCAAATGTGGATTGCTAATGCTAGAGCCCTAGAGGTAAGGCAGGCATTCAGGTTTCAGACATGGTAGCCCGTGACAGTAAATCCTCTACCGGCGATCTCACCTAGGCAGAACCACGCATACAACTCGATGCCAAACATCGCAGCAACACCAGCATCCTCAACCTTCAGATTGCTTCTGTTCTTCCACAGGAGCTTCGCACCATCAAGCTCTTTCCAGAATGACTCATAACGACCAGGAAGGCTGCAAGAAACACATAAATCAAGTGTTAAAATTTCTGACGAGagcacaatatataaaatgcatATTTATCAAATCGTGTGTTGTGAAAATTGTCTAAAATGCAGCAATAAGCTTCATTTATTGTTTACTTTTGTTTACGAATAGCCATTAACATAAATTCAGGATATATACATCCAGAAATCAATATTGCCAGGTTCCCCAATACGTGTATGTGAATTCCACCGACTGTCGTGGCGTCCACCATCTTGGTCCAATTCTTAGAATTTAACTAGCAAGTGAGCCTTTTAATATATTTTAAAGATATTCTAGTCATCCAACATTTATATCAAAACATATGGTTCATATATAACTCAGCATGGGTTTACCAACTAGTTAGCAGACAACAATAAATAATTTGACAGGAGTAATACAAGATATTTCTGTTGTCATAAAAAGTTTAACAGACAGGCAATTGTTACCCTAAATAAACAAGCAAGCACACCAAATCTTCTATTAGTTCAGCAGATGTAATTCAAACAAGAGGCAATAAACATGATTGATCAATCTCAATGTGGCAGGCGCCATGATTAGCATTTGTTTTGTAATAGCCAAATGCAGACTGTGTGCCACAGAAACAAGAATTCACATCACATTAG from Sorghum bicolor cultivar BTx623 chromosome 3, Sorghum_bicolor_NCBIv3, whole genome shotgun sequence encodes the following:
- the LOC8059192 gene encoding protein STRICTOSIDINE SYNTHASE-LIKE 10 gives rise to the protein MRRRQVNLATWLLAAAVVVLALFATPGAAAAQVKTTDTRWSFHLPLPGGVSGAESLAFDGKGEGPYAGVSDGRVLKWGGSAVGWTTFAHSANYRKIPLCTAGVVPSAETESMCGRPLGLQFHFKTGDVYIADAYLGLMKVGPGGGEAEVLATGAGGVPFNFVNGLDVHQATGDVYFTDSSSTYPRRFNTEIMMNADATGRLLKYDAKTKSVTVLKAGLPYPNGVAVSRDGAQVVVAHTVPCQAFRYFLRGARAGQYELLADLPGYPDNVRRDGKGGYWVALNQEKQRLDVTPATAPAKHLVGVRLDNQGVEVEELTAAKGVTLSDVAERRGKLWLGSVELEYVGLVA
- the LOC8059191 gene encoding GDSL esterase/lipase At4g10955 → MTSQKDLFEVSGPTYLTYVNWNCPHHRRSVMASLVQGVYVLERDRQCNRQGPDARAPAWWSFFHFELRQVLIDAADGSIFGAVYAFQPPLHLLDPTAAASAPHYVVAFRGTIAKKGSAKRDLELDLQLVRNGLEGKSRFRAAMQAIHDTLATAAGQHDRVWLAGHSLGSAIATLGAKTLVRAGAPALPTFLFNAPFVSAPVERIGDRRLRQGIRIANSFVTAGVAAVLKRGGGGGAVHDAAFAAMAAWVPNLFVNPADPISAEYVGYFDHRRKMEAIGAGGVGRLATRNSVKDLLLGIGKGGSGCEPLHLFPSAVLTVNRGPSPDFKTAHGIHQWWRPDLSLSLECTAHYYT
- the LOC8059193 gene encoding aspartyl protease family protein 2; this translates as MASPDALPLRFLLVVLVTFTADATHRPKTLHIPVVHRGAVFPSRRGAPPGSLRRCRHAAPFTAQVASFHSIAADDDDRLRSPVMSGVPFDSGEYFAVINVGDPPTRALVVIDTGSDLIWLQCVPCRHCYRQVTPLYDPRSSSTHRRIPCASPRCRDVLRYPGCDARTGGCVYMVVYGDGSASSGDLATDRLVFPDDTHVHNVTLGCGHDNVGLLESAAGLLGVGRGQLSFPTQLAPAYGHVFSYCLGDRLSRAQNGSSYLVFGRTPEPPSTAFTPLRTNPRRPSLYYVDMVGFSVGGERVTGFSNASLALNPATGRGGIVVDSGTAISRFARDAYAAVRDAFDSHAAAAGTMRKLATKFSVFDACYDLRGNGAPAAAVRVPSIVLHFAGGADMALPQANYLIPVQGGDRRTYFCLGLQAADDGLNVLGNVQQQGFGLVFDVERGRIGFTPNGCSV